The Vibrio gazogenes DNA segment CTGACTCATCTGGATTATTTGATGGATAAAGTTGATCTGATCCTGCTGATGTCTGTGAACCCTGGATTTGGCGGTCAGTCTTTCATTCCACATACATTGGATAAACTCAATACCGTCCGTGAACGGATCAATGCTTCCGGACGTCAGATTCGTCTGGAAATTGACGGAGGTGTCAAGGTGGATAACATCCGTGAAATTGCTGAAGCCGGGGCTGATATGTTTGTAGCCGGTTCCGCGATTTTTGGTCAGTCTGACTATCAGCAAGTGATTGATGCAATGCGTGCAGAGCTGGCACAGGTCAAACGGTGATTTGTTGTTATTGAATCCGGTGGATTCATTCTGGAGTGATCATGCTGAATCACCCATATGAAAATCAAATAGAGAGTATATGTGATGTCTATTGAGCAGATTCAATTGATTGCCTTTGATCTGGATGGCACATTGTTAGACAGTGTACCTGACCTTGCTGTTGCAGCAGATCAAACGGTTCGTGCGTTGGGTTATCCCGGGGTGTCTGAAGCACAGGTTCGTGATTATGTTGGCAATGGGGCTGATGTGCTGATTGGTCGTGCTTTAAGCCAGAGTTTAACCGTGGATCCATCGTTGAGCCCGGAACTGATGCAGGATGCCAGAAAACGGTTTGATGCATATTATGCGGCGACGGGTCATCGCCTCAGTCATTTGTACCCGGGCGTCAAAGAAACACTTGAACAACTACATCAGGCAGGATTTACAATGGCGATTGCAACCAATAAGCCATCGAAGTTTGTGCCGGATATTCTGCAACAGCATCAGATCGCTCACTATTTTAAGGCAGTGATTGGTGGTGACCGCTTTGAGAAAAAGAAACCCGATCCAATGGCGCTTGAATGGCTGCTCGCAACTTATGACTGCCAGCCCCAACAGATGCTGATGGTCGGTGACTCAAAGAATGATATTCTGGCAGCACAGCGTGCCGGATGCCGTTCATTTGGTCTGACATACGGCTACAATCATGGGGAGCCAATTGCGGATTCAAATCCGGATTATGTTGCGGATCAGATTAGGCAATTACTCGATATTGTTCTTGTTTCGGCATGAATGCGATAAATATCTAGAAAAATACTTCCTGATGAGTACACTGAGTAAACCGTGTGACGGTTTGCAGAACAATCACACGGTTTCTCTCTAATTTTGATGAAGTCAAAGGAATTTTTCATGAGCAACTCCCTCGTCTCGGACAAGCCGATCGTCTTTAGTGGTGTTCAACCTTCCGGTGAACTCAGTATTGGTAACTACTTGGGTGCGCTTCGTCAATGGCATCAAATGCAAGATGAATACAACTGTCAGTATTGTGTTGTTGATCTACATGCGATCACCGTGCGTCAGGATCCTAAAGCGTTGCATGAAGCAACACTCGATGCACTGTCGATCTGTCTTGCAGTTGGCATTGACCCACGGAAGAGCACATTATTCGTTCAGTCTCATGTCCCTGCTCATGCACAACTCAGTTGGCTCCTCAATTGTTATACCCAGATGGGGGAATTGAGCCGAATGACTCAGTTCAAGGATAAATCCGCACGTTATGCAAATGATGTTAATGTCGGACTGTTTGATTATCCTGTCTTGATGGCCGCTGATATTCTTTTATATGGCACTCATCAGGTACCTGTCGGAAATGACCAGAAACAGCATCTTGAGCTGGCGCGTGACATTGCGATTCGCTTTAATAACATTTACAGCCCTGAACAACCGATTTTCACGGTGCCTGAACCTTACATTCCGACAGTAAATG contains these protein-coding regions:
- a CDS encoding phosphoglycolate phosphatase; translation: MEQIQLIAFDLDGTLLDSVPDLAVAADQTVRALGYPGVSEAQVRDYVGNGADVLIGRALSQSLTVDPSLSPELMQDARKRFDAYYAATGHRLSHLYPGVKETLEQLHQAGFTMAIATNKPSKFVPDILQQHQIAHYFKAVIGGDRFEKKKPDPMALEWLLATYDCQPQQMLMVGDSKNDILAAQRAGCRSFGLTYGYNHGEPIADSNPDYVADQIRQLLDIVLVSA
- the trpS gene encoding tryptophan--tRNA ligase; this encodes MSNSLVSDKPIVFSGVQPSGELSIGNYLGALRQWHQMQDEYNCQYCVVDLHAITVRQDPKALHEATLDALSICLAVGIDPRKSTLFVQSHVPAHAQLSWLLNCYTQMGELSRMTQFKDKSARYANDVNVGLFDYPVLMAADILLYGTHQVPVGNDQKQHLELARDIAIRFNNIYSPEQPIFTVPEPYIPTVNARVMSLQDATKKMSKSDDNRKNVITLLEDPKSILKKINKAQTDTETPPRIRHDVENKAGISNLMGLYSAATGMSFAEIEAKYAGVEMYGPFKKDVGEAIVAMLEPVQSEYHRVRADLGYLNEVMKSGAEAASAKAAPTLKKAYEAVGFVTPF